A single region of the Larus michahellis chromosome W, bLarMic1.1, whole genome shotgun sequence genome encodes:
- the LOC141735581 gene encoding endogenous retrovirus group K member 5 Gag polyprotein-like has protein sequence MGNQMSPAERDVYEVMKTLLQKHKKDISGQDLKIMLKWVQMKIPTVTASSIFTRELWDNVGVKLWDLATSGNAEAQRLLPWWRNIFEAIKAQKKGHKDSPDTKGEPSSAPPLLPPPLPPRRAKSPGPLKVCAAGYPPEEDPLDPGPVDPDKEPDLYPPDPHDTWANIRRQALKEGDLEIARTIVAPVIYQGRGVQWEALSFPVIKELRRTITEHGLSSPYFASLLSSVFDTYVMTPHDLKSLVQLLLTPSQYSLWESHWRGGLQTLLTSYVGHNNVALAALTMEHLMGTGQHSNPAAQARDCPREALEAIRKEAKKALLKIPDSSKPQKAFTSITQEPREPYMQFIDRLKQALERQIDNTEAREILLLKLAVENANADCKKLLKSLPNPAPTLVEMVEACNRIGTVDHKFEAMAAAFAAMRGMSGGGNCYGCGKPGHIKRNCLASNGGAKAQAPGICPRCRKGRHYANQCRSKYNFQGQPIQGNRLRSAGQRRAQTQVSSPVDRAMQMGVTSPQVFAQQQPVAPDWTWQPHTQ, from the exons atggggaatcagatgtcccccgcagagagagacgtatatgaagttatgaaaacgctcctccagaaacataaaaaagatatttccgggcaggacttaaagattatgcttaagtgggtacaaatgaagatccccactgttacagcctccagtatttttacccgggaactttgggacaatgtgggggtaaagttgtgggacttagcgacgtcagggaatgccgaggctcagcgtttgcttccgtggtggagaaatatctttgaggctattaaggcacagaaaaagggccataaagactctccagatactaagggggaaccttcatcagctccgcctttgcttccccctccgctacctccgcgacgcgctaagtcgcctggacccttaaaggtctgtgccgcaggctaccctcctgaggaagatccgcttgacccggggcccgttgatcctgataaagagcctgacttgtacccccctgaccctcatgatacgtgggcgaatattagacgtcaagctttaaaagaaggtgacttggaaatagcgcgaacgatagtcgcccctgttatttatcaaggccggggagtgcagtgggaggctttgtccttcccggtcattaaagagctgcgccgtaccatcacagaacacgggctctcttccccatattttgcgagcctgctgtcttctgtctttgatacgtatgttatgactccccatgatttaaaatcgctagtgcaattgttattaaccccttcccagtattccctgtgggagtcgcattggagggggggccttcaaactctcctcaccagctacgtgggtcataataatgttgctcttgccgcactgaccatggagcaccttatgggtacgggtcagcactctaatccagcggcacaggctcgagattgtccacgagaggccctggaagcgatccgcaaagaagcaaaaaaggctttacttaaaatacccgattccagtaaacctcaaaaggcattcacctctattacgcaggaacctcgggagccgtacatgcaattcattgatagacttaagcaagctttagaacgccaaatagataataccgaagctcgagaaattttgctattaaaattagcagttgaaaatgctaacgccgactgtaaaaaattacttaaatctctccctaacccagctccgactttggttgaaatggtagaggcttgtaatcgtatcggtactgtggaccataaatttgaagcgatggcagctgctttcgcagctatgagaggcatgtctgggggaggaaattgttacggttgtggtaaaccaggccatatcaaacgaaattgtctcgcttctaatgggggagctaaagcccaagcccctgggatctgtccccgatgcaggaaggggcgtcattatgctaatcaatgtcgttctaagtataattttcaagggcagccgatacagggaaaccgcttgcggagcgcggggcagcgacgcgcacagacacaagtatcgtcgccggtggatcgagccatgcagatgggtgtgacctcgccacaagtcttcgcccagcaacagccggtagcgccggattggacctggcaacctcacacgca ataa